The Ruminococcus bovis genome includes a region encoding these proteins:
- a CDS encoding radical SAM protein, with translation MICNLCPRKCNAERNDSVGKGYCKMPKSLYVSRVAHHYWEEPVISGKKGTVAVFFTGCTLDCIYCQNREISHNNLGRKVTIDELAKEVTLLLDKGAESLSFITPSHYTNGIIQLLDIISPTVPVVYNTSGFDSIETLKKLEGYIDIYLPDLKYSNNDLGLKYSNVRNYFDITSKAIEEMVRQTGKPVINQDGIMEKGTMVRNLVLPSHTKNSIEVINYLAEKYGDKILFSLMGQYIPYGDAKNNKKLNRKITKREYEKVLSAFESSGLNGYCQELSSASEKYIPEWDSDVL, from the coding sequence ATGATTTGCAATTTATGTCCGAGAAAATGTAACGCAGAAAGAAATGATAGTGTAGGCAAAGGCTACTGCAAAATGCCAAAATCTCTTTATGTTAGCCGTGTAGCCCACCACTACTGGGAAGAACCCGTTATCAGTGGTAAGAAAGGTACTGTAGCAGTGTTTTTCACCGGATGTACTCTTGACTGCATATACTGTCAAAATCGTGAAATTTCTCATAACAATTTAGGAAGAAAAGTTACCATTGATGAACTGGCTAAGGAAGTTACCTTACTGCTAGACAAAGGTGCTGAAAGTTTAAGTTTTATTACACCAAGCCACTATACAAATGGGATTATACAGTTGCTTGATATAATAAGCCCAACAGTACCGGTTGTCTATAATACGAGTGGTTTTGACTCTATTGAAACACTTAAGAAACTTGAAGGCTATATTGATATTTATCTACCAGACCTTAAATATAGCAACAACGACTTAGGTTTAAAATATAGTAATGTAAGGAACTACTTTGATATTACATCAAAAGCTATTGAAGAAATGGTAAGACAAACCGGTAAACCTGTCATAAACCAAGATGGTATTATGGAGAAAGGTACAATGGTTCGTAATTTAGTATTGCCAAGTCATACGAAAAATTCCATTGAAGTAATAAATTATCTTGCAGAAAAATATGGAGATAAAATATTATTTTCACTAATGGGACAGTACATTCCATATGGAGATGCAAAAAATAATAAAAAGTTAAACCGTAAAATTACAAAAAGAGAATATGAAAAGGTTTTGTCAGCTTTTGAAAGTAGTGGTCTTAACGGTTACTGTCAGGAACTTTCATCAGCAAGTGAAAAGTACATACCGGAATGGGATTCGGATGTATTATAA